Proteins from a genomic interval of Anas platyrhynchos isolate ZD024472 breed Pekin duck chromosome 4, IASCAAS_PekinDuck_T2T, whole genome shotgun sequence:
- the CLRN2 gene encoding clarin-2: protein MPGCFKKTLFALASTISFASFIVIAVAMGTQRWMTGKMLCKTGADLVNATDPELVKFMGEIYYGLFRGGKIRQCGLGGRRSKFTIFPHMVKKLNTGLHVMIIMFLCVAMGFSLVSFGFCILNAIKVPYRAIKGPAGLCLWNLLAGGFIALAVTGFMAAVKLHRLTERIANFRENAFQFVILEERFEDCFWLCVASATAHAVNLLLIAISGIHFPKIKTKTEEANVTAEDIMY from the exons ATGCCCGGCTGTTTTAAAAAGACTTTATTTGCCTTGGCTTCTACAATAAGTTTTGCGTCTTTTATCGTAATTGCCGTCGCAATGGGGACCCAAAGGTGGATGACTGGAAAGATGCTTTGCAAAACAGGGGCTGATTTAGTCAATGCCACAGATCCAGAGCTGGTCAAGTTCATGGGAGAAATTTACTATGGCCTTTTTAGGGGCGGCAAGATACGCCAGTGTGGGCTGGGAGGGCGTCGTTCCAAATTCACAA ttTTCCCACATATGGTGAAAAAGCTGAACACAGGCCTGCATGTGATGATTATAATGTTCCTCTGTGTGGCCATGGGCTTTTCTCTGGTCAGTTTTGGATTCTGCATTCTTAACGCAATAAAAGTTCCTTACCGGGCTATTAAGGGTCCAGCAGGACTATGCCTTTGGAATTTACTTGCAG GTGGATTTATAGCACTTGCAGTCACTGGCTTTATGGCTGCTGTAAAACTTCATCGCCTCACAGAAAGAATTGCCAATTTTCGGGAAAACGCCTTTCAATTTGTTATCTTAGAAGAAAGGTTTGAAGACTGTTTTTGGCTTTGTGTGGCAAGTGCCACAGCGCATGCAGTGAACTTGCTGCTAATAGCCATTAGTGGTATTCATTTCCCTAAAATAAAGACTAAGACAGAAGAAGCAAATGTTACAGCAGAAGATATCATGTACTAA
- the QDPR gene encoding dihydropteridine reductase, which yields MAAAGRVLVYGGRGALGSQCVQYFKARNWWVASIDLAENEDANANVVVRTTESFPEQAEQVTAEIGKLLGEEKVDAILCVAGGWAGGSAKAKSLYKNCDLMWKQSVWTSTISSHLATKHLKEGGLLTLTGAQAALSGTPGMIGYGMAKGAVHQLCQSLAGTNSGLPSGSAAVAVLPVTLDTPANRKSMPDADFSSWTSLEFIAETFYDWITGKNRPNSGSLIQVITTGGKTELVPAHL from the exons atggcggcggcgggcagggTGCTGGTGTACGGGGGCAGAGGGGCTCTGGGCTCGCAGTGCGTGCAGTACTTCAAGGCCAGGAACTGG TGGGTCGCCAGCATCGACCTGGCCGAGAACGAGGACGCCAACGCCAACGTGGTGGTGAGGACGACTGAGTCCTTCCCCGAGCAGGCCGAGCAG GTGACAGCAGAGATTGGGAAGCTTCTTGGTGAAGAAAAGGTGGATGCGATCCTGTGTGTAGCAGGAGGATGGGCTGGAGGCAGTGCCAAAGCTAAAT CTTTGTACAAAAACTGTGATCTGATGTGGAAACAGAGTGTTTGGACATCCACTATTTCCAGTCACCTAGCCACAAAGCATCTGAAGGAAGGAGGTCTTCTGACTCTGACAGGAGCTCAAGCTGCTTTATCTGGAACTCCAG GAATGATTGGCTATGGCATGGCCAAAGGAGCAGTGCACCAGCTTTGTCAGAGTTTGGCTGGTACCAATAGTGGATTGCCATCTGGTTccgctgctgttgctgttttacC GGTTACCTTGGATACACCAGCAAACAGGAAATCAATGCCTGACGCAGATTTCAGCTCCTGGACATCCTTAGAATTCATTGCTGA aacctTTTATGATTGGATAACAGGAAAGAATCGACCAAATTCAGGGAGTCTAATCCAGGTGATAACTACGGGAGGGAAGACTGAACTAGTTCCAGCACATCTTTGA